One Malus domestica chromosome 11, GDT2T_hap1 genomic region harbors:
- the LOC103418917 gene encoding KH domain-containing protein At3g08620-like, which translates to MSGSYAQNFSPARALSPHLRAPPDVDSQYLTELLAEHQKLGPFAQVVPICGRLLNQEIIRVSGMMPNQGFSDFDRLQRGSPSPIGSDIMPKYRGSGLGGWNGRPHDRLGGPQGMNMEWQVAPSSPSSYIVKRILRLDIPVDSFPNFNFVGRLLGPRGNSLKRVEASTGCRVYIRGKCSIRDIDKEESLRGRPGYEHLNDPLHIIIEAELPANIVDMRLRQAKQIIEELLKPMDESQDHYKREQLRELAMLKSNLREESPQPYGSVSPFTSSGMKRAKTGL; encoded by the exons ATGTCGGGTTCATACGCTCAGAATTTCTCACCGGCGAGAGCGCTTTCTCCGCACCTGAGAGCGCCGCCGGATGTGGACAGCCAGTACTTGACGGAGCTGTTGGCGGAGCACCAAAAGCTCGGGCCTTTCGCGCAGGTCGTCCCCATCTGCGGCCGCCTCTTGAATCAAG AGATAATTCGCGTCTCTGGAATGATGCCCAACCAAGGGTTTAGTGACTTTGACAGACTGCAACGTGGAAGTCCTAGCCCTATTGGTTCAGACATAATGCCAAAATATAGAGGGTCAGGCCTCGGTGGCTGGAACGGACGGCCTCATGAT AGATTAGGTGGTCCACAAGGGATGAATATGGAGTGGCAAGTTGCACCATCAAGCCCAAGTTCCTACATTGTGAAGAGGATATTGCGCTTGGATATTCCAGTAGATAGCTTTCCAAAT TTCAATTTTGTTGGCCGGCTTCTGGGTCCTAGAGGCAATTCACTAAAGCGGGTGGAAGCTTCTACAGGTTGTCGTGTGTACATAAGAGGAAAATGTTCAATAAGAGATATTGACAAG GAGGAATCGTTGAGGGGAAGACCGGGTTATGAACATTTGAATGATCCACTGCACATTATAATTGAGGCTGAATTGCCTGCTAATATTGTTGATATGCGGTTGAGACAGGCAAAACAAATCATAGAAGAACTTCTCAAACCTATG GATGAGTCACAAGACCACTACAAGAGGGAACAGTTGAGAGAACTAGCTATGCTGAAATCCAATTTACGAGAAGAGAGCCCTCAACCATATGGTAGTGTCTCTCCTTTCACTTCAAGCGGGATGAAGCGTGCCAAAACTGGTCTGTGA
- the LOC103418726 gene encoding uncharacterized protein, whose protein sequence is MAYRRRQQVSSSSSTSSTSFRFEEEEDKSRYPLPSLQSDDSLAAKAIRASSAHRDSSLSSAYAARGAQAAVNSSSPTSSLPSRYSNPATTASSSPSSKPHEYTSIKNVNESKHGFWGVLARKAKAILDDDNGAQDYDSPRTTRADMPPSTPTRGKYPEPNQFVESRGKTENPPLQKGLGAFTSSLNYISGTIGNALEEGRTIVEKGTADIIQETRKHIRKKPSDSAQKSQPQTQADLELQLKASRDVAMAMAAKAKLLLRELKTVKADFAFAKERCAQLEEENKILRENRERGDNPEDDDMIRLQLETLLAEKARLAHENSVYARENRFLREVVEYHQLTMQDVVYLDEGNEEVTEVYPIKVIPPYPSPPSEVQGASQNTSQ, encoded by the exons ATGGCTTACAGAAGAAGGCAGCAGGTTTCGTCGTCGTCATCGACATCAAGCACGAGCTTTCGatttgaagaagaggaagataaaTCTCGGTACCCACTACCTTCGCTGCAGTCCGACGATTCGCTTGCGGCCAAAGCTATTCGAGCCTCGTCGGCGCATCGCgactcctctctctcctccgctTACGCTGCTCGCGGTGCACAGGCTGCTGTCAACTCCTCCTCCCCAACGTCCTCATTGCCCTCCCGATATTCCAACCCCGCCACCACTGCATCTTCTTCTCCGTCCTCCAAG CCGCATGAGTATACTTCAATCAAGAATGTGAATGAATCCAAACATGGGTTTTGGGGTGTTCTTGCTAGAAAAGCCAAAGCCATTCTCGACGACGATAATGGAGCTCAAGATTATGATTCACCCCGAACAACAAGGGCGGACATGCCGCCGTCTACACCTACAAGGGGTAAG TATCCTGAACCAAACCAATTTGTTGAGAGCCGCGGAAAGACAGAGAATCCCCCATTACAGAAGGGGTTGGGCGCATTTACATCCTCACTTAATTATATTAGTGGCACCATTGGGAATGCTTTGGAG GAGGGTCGTACAATTGTTGAGAAAGGGACTGCAGACATCATTCAAGAGACTCGTAAGCATATCAGGAAAAAGCCTAGTGATTCTGCGCAAAAATCACAACCTCAGACACAAGCTGACCTCGAACTCCAATTGAAGGCATCTCGCGAC GTTGCAATGGCAATGGCTGCCAAAGCAAAACTTCTTCTTCGGGAGTTGAAGACTGTCAAAGCAGATTTTGCTTTTGCGAAGGAGCGATGTGCTCAGCTGgaggaagaaaacaaaatcCTTCGGGAGAATCGTGAAAGGGGAGACAACCctgaagatgatgatatg ATAAGACTGCAATTGGAAACCCTTTTGGCAGAAAAGGCTAGATTGGCACACGAAAATTCAGTATATGCACGTGAAAACCGCTTCCTAAGGGAGGTTGTCGAATATCACCAACTCACTATGCAGGATGTTGTATACTTGGATGAGGGAAATGAAGAAGTCACCGAAGTTTATCCCATCAAG GTCATCCCTCCTTATCCTTCACCGCCATCAGAGGTCCAGGGAGCTTCCCAAAATACCTCCCAATGA